The following coding sequences lie in one Arachis ipaensis cultivar K30076 chromosome B05, Araip1.1, whole genome shotgun sequence genomic window:
- the LOC107642951 gene encoding uncharacterized protein LOC107642951, which translates to MAADEEFDMSYLKSQLSQSHETWKQESERSQSQVDALQAKLMEVKAYMQGSEEDANKVLEVLWRRVKTASTLLTYLKAKARLMAVPDLAHASCGIKELEGVGLVDKNGIPFSGWSRNVDLSPFEDAGEESWIGISHERGSLDEQDGAYLGEVLKSVQMVADVMEALVKRVILAESETAVEKEKVSVSQEEIKQKSAQLENMSMKLKEMERFALNTSNILNDVRQRVVGLVEETTRQRQLAAENEEELCRVRREFESLKSYVSSLLTVRETLLSSEKQFQTIEKLFERLVAKTTQLEGEKMQKEAEVQKLMEENVRLSTLLDKKEAQLLALNEQCKVMALSASSDM; encoded by the exons ATGGCAGCAGATGAAGAATTTGACATGTCATATTTGAAGTCTCAGCTGAGTCAATCACATGAAACATGGAAGCAAGAGAGTGAAAGAAGCCAATCCCAAGTGGATGCATTGCAAGCAAAGCTTATGGAAGTGAAGGCTTACATGCAAGGTTCAGAGGAAGATGCTAATAAAGTGTTAGAGGTTCTTTGGCGTAGGGTCAAGACCGCTTCTACATTGTTGACTTACTTAAAAGCGAAAGCAAGACTCATGGCTGTTCCTGATCTAGCCCATGCATCTTGTGGCATAAAAGAATTAGAGGGGGTAGGCCTTGTAGACAAGAATGGGATACCATTTTCAGGTTGGTCTAGGAATGTAGATCTTTCTCCATTTGAGGATGCGGGCGAAGAATCTTGGATAGGAATTAGCCATGAGCGAGGTTCGTTAGATGAACAAGATGGAGCTTATTTAGGTGAGGTACTCAAGTCTGTACAGATGGTTGCAGATGTGATGGAAGCCCTTGTCAAAAGGGTTATATTGGCAGAATCAGAAACTGCAGTTGAGAAGGAAAAAGTAAGCGTAAGTCAGGAAGAGATTAAACAGAAGTCTGCCCAGTTAGAAAATATGTCCATGAAGTTAAAAGAGATGGAGCGTTTTGCTTTGAATACAAGTAATATTCTAAATGACGTGCGACAGAGAGTTGTGGGTTTGGTGGAAGAAACAACCAGGCAGAGGCAGCTAGCTGCTGAAAATGAAGAGGAGCTTTGTAGAGTGAGACGGGAATTTGAGTCTCTGAAATCCTATGTTAGCAGCCTACTCACTGTAAGAGAAACATTACTTTCCTCAGAGAAGCAATTTCAAACTATTGAGAAGCTTTTTGAGAG GCTAGTTGCGAAGACAACTCAGTTGGAGGGTGAGAAAATGCAGAAAGAGGCAGAAGTTCAAAAGCTTATGGAAGAGAATGTGAGGTTGAGCACTTTGCTTGACAAGAAAGAGGCTCAACTTCTGGCACTGAATGAACAATGCAAGGTAATGGCTTTGAGCGCGTCGTCGGACATGTGA